In Zunongwangia profunda SM-A87, the following proteins share a genomic window:
- a CDS encoding YihY/virulence factor BrkB family protein yields MSILEAITTQLDSILGWWKRTSSKVILPGTDGLSLHHLWDIYSGGIIHGTFSTRASAIAFSFFMALFPFLLFIFNLIPYVEETNLIDDFRIKFLLFIDTLLPPETQEYVSDIFADIANNPRGGLLSFSFLLSIFLMTNGVNAIFTGFEFSYHTNIKRSLFRQYIIAIGVSLVLAFLLLITVILMVYLTYAVEDLSEYGLIANDGSGANVVKYFAFVLLIYIAVATLYYFGTKEARKARFFSVGAFFTTILIMLTSFLFGLYIENFSNYNELYGSIGALLILMVYIWLNANILLLGFELNASLIKLKKNFK; encoded by the coding sequence ATGTCGATACTCGAGGCGATCACAACTCAACTGGATAGTATTTTAGGATGGTGGAAAAGAACATCGAGCAAAGTAATTTTGCCGGGAACCGATGGTCTTTCCTTACATCATTTATGGGATATCTATTCTGGAGGGATTATTCACGGTACATTTTCTACTCGGGCCAGTGCGATCGCTTTTAGCTTTTTTATGGCGCTTTTTCCGTTTTTGCTCTTTATTTTTAACCTGATACCTTATGTAGAAGAGACGAATCTTATCGATGATTTCAGAATAAAATTCTTACTTTTTATAGATACGCTTTTACCGCCAGAAACTCAGGAATATGTTAGCGATATATTTGCTGATATTGCTAATAATCCTCGTGGCGGATTGCTATCCTTTTCATTTTTACTTTCCATTTTTTTAATGACTAATGGAGTAAATGCTATTTTTACCGGTTTTGAATTCTCTTACCATACGAACATAAAACGATCTTTATTTAGACAATATATTATTGCCATTGGGGTTTCGCTTGTTTTGGCATTTCTTTTGCTTATTACCGTAATACTAATGGTATATTTAACCTATGCCGTAGAAGATTTAAGCGAATATGGTTTAATCGCAAATGATGGTAGTGGAGCAAACGTAGTGAAATATTTTGCCTTTGTTTTATTAATATATATCGCAGTAGCAACGCTTTATTATTTTGGAACAAAAGAGGCGAGAAAGGCAAGATTCTTTTCTGTAGGCGCATTTTTCACTACAATATTGATTATGCTTACTTCTTTTTTATTTGGATTATATATCGAAAATTTTTCAAATTATAATGAATTGTACGGTTCTATTGGAGCATTGTTAATATTAATGGTGTATATTTGGTTAAATGCTAATATTCTTCTATTGGGGTTTGAACTTAACGCCTCTTTAATAAAACTTAAGAAGAATTTTAAGTAA
- a CDS encoding chalcone isomerase family protein, with protein MRKFLWLFVALVSVTISNAQIEVGGVTLPKTVEFKGETLQLNGAGVREKFWIDLYAGGLYLQQKSSDADQIMTADKPMAIKLHIVSKLITSKKMIDAVNEGFENSTKGNTAPLASEIKKFKGFFNDEIKKDDVFDLVYIPGTGVVSYKNGEEKGTIKGLAFKEALFGIWLSKKPAEDDLKAAMLNL; from the coding sequence ATGAGAAAGTTTTTATGGCTTTTTGTGGCATTAGTTTCGGTAACGATCAGTAATGCACAAATAGAAGTTGGCGGAGTAACTTTACCAAAAACGGTAGAGTTTAAAGGAGAAACATTACAGTTAAATGGAGCCGGGGTACGGGAAAAATTTTGGATTGATCTTTATGCAGGCGGACTTTACCTTCAGCAAAAAAGTAGCGATGCAGATCAAATTATGACAGCTGATAAACCAATGGCGATTAAGCTGCATATTGTTTCGAAATTAATTACCAGTAAAAAAATGATTGATGCTGTGAACGAAGGTTTTGAAAATTCTACCAAAGGCAATACAGCGCCATTAGCTTCAGAAATAAAAAAGTTTAAAGGTTTTTTTAACGATGAGATTAAAAAAGATGATGTATTTGATCTGGTTTATATTCCGGGTACCGGCGTCGTTTCTTATAAAAACGGAGAAGAAAAAGGAACTATAAAAGGTCTTGCCTTTAAAGAAGCTTTATTTGGAATCTGGCTATCTAAAAAACCGGCTGAAGATGATTTAAAAGCAGCCATGTTAAATTTATAA
- a CDS encoding DUF2147 domain-containing protein, with amino-acid sequence MKRYILFSVLFIACGALNDACAQDDIFGKWKCTNDQGKVNSIVKIFQKDDGEVCGKVVRITKEEDRDKICTECKGDLKNKPIEGLQLMHGLRKDGNEYSGGEIIHPKSGKVYKVKIWVDEDNPDMLKVRGYVAFFYKTMTWERAE; translated from the coding sequence ATGAAAAGGTATATTTTATTTTCCGTATTATTTATTGCCTGTGGAGCGCTTAATGATGCCTGCGCACAAGATGACATTTTCGGAAAATGGAAATGTACTAATGATCAAGGTAAGGTAAATTCTATCGTAAAGATTTTTCAGAAGGATGATGGTGAGGTTTGCGGGAAAGTAGTAAGGATTACGAAAGAAGAAGATCGCGACAAAATTTGTACCGAGTGTAAAGGAGATTTAAAGAATAAACCTATTGAAGGCCTACAACTTATGCATGGCCTGCGCAAAGACGGAAACGAATACTCTGGGGGTGAAATTATACATCCTAAATCGGGTAAAGTTTATAAAGTGAAAATTTGGGTAGACGAAGATAATCCCGATATGCTCAAAGTTAGAGGATACGTGGCCTTCTTTTATAAAACAATGACCTGGGAGCGTGCCGAATAA
- the priA gene encoding replication restart helicase PriA, whose product MPNFVDVILPLPLDNRFTYTISEEEAVFLQNGMRVAVPFGKSKVYTGIIAEVHNRAPEVYEAKPINQILDETPLVTQNQLEFWKWIASYYMCTEGEVMRAALPGAFILESEHIVQLQKEAEFNESDLKDDEFLVVEALQNQSSLKIKEVEALLDKKSVLPILNRLMAKDIVVLSQEIYEQYKPKRVKYIKLHESYESEDAMHQLLDELSRAHKQREVVLNYFSLKAKSLKPINAKELQKISGTTASVLKSLVSKNIFKEYYLNEDRVAFEGEITRSHIEFNEYQLKAFGQIKAAFEEKTVCLLHGVTSSGKTEIYLKLIEEVLNEGKQALYLLPEIALTTQLINRLQAYFGDKVLVFHSKYSMNERVEVYQNVLKAGEGPKVVIGARSAIFLPFQQLGLVIIDEEHESSFKQYDPAPRYHARDAAVVLANLFKAKTLMGSATPSLESYYNAVHDKYGFAELSRRFGNVMMPEIEIVDIKEKHRKKRMTGHFSDRLLKEIEESLAEGEQIILFQNRRGFSPILECNTCGHSPQCPNCDVSLTYHSHSNQLRCHYCGYHIAMQKRCMACHSDDISTKGFGTEQIETELKALYPDHKIGRMDQDTTRGKHGYEKIITAFEDLEIDILVGTQMLTKGLDFRNVNLVGVMNADNLLNFPDFRAHERSFQLMLQVAGRAGRTKKRGKVLIQSYNPHHQIIQQVSTNDYAGMYKEQLQERYNYKYPPYFRLVRLSLKSRDFSKTNEAADWIAKAMQNVFKQNVLGPEFPPVARIRNEYYKNIMLKIPQNQSLGKTKAVLYKILISFNAISAYRSVRVIVNVDPM is encoded by the coding sequence ATGCCCAATTTTGTAGATGTTATTTTACCCCTTCCTCTAGATAATAGGTTTACTTACACTATTTCTGAAGAAGAAGCAGTTTTTTTACAAAACGGGATGCGGGTAGCGGTACCCTTTGGGAAATCTAAAGTATATACTGGTATCATTGCTGAAGTTCACAATCGTGCGCCAGAAGTTTACGAAGCTAAACCTATAAATCAGATATTAGATGAAACTCCTCTGGTGACTCAAAATCAGTTAGAATTTTGGAAATGGATAGCCTCCTATTATATGTGTACTGAAGGTGAAGTGATGAGAGCGGCCCTACCGGGTGCCTTTATTTTGGAAAGTGAACATATTGTCCAGTTACAAAAAGAGGCCGAATTTAACGAATCTGATCTTAAAGATGATGAATTTTTGGTGGTGGAAGCTCTACAAAATCAGTCATCATTAAAAATTAAAGAAGTTGAAGCCTTACTCGATAAAAAATCGGTACTACCAATTTTAAACCGATTAATGGCTAAGGATATTGTAGTACTTAGCCAGGAAATTTATGAGCAATACAAACCCAAGCGAGTTAAATATATCAAACTGCACGAGAGTTATGAATCTGAGGATGCTATGCATCAGCTTTTAGATGAACTTTCACGTGCTCACAAGCAACGGGAAGTAGTTTTGAATTATTTCAGCTTAAAGGCAAAAAGCCTAAAGCCAATTAATGCTAAAGAACTGCAAAAAATATCTGGAACTACTGCTAGTGTATTGAAAAGTCTGGTCTCCAAAAATATTTTCAAGGAATACTACCTTAATGAAGATCGTGTTGCTTTTGAAGGGGAAATTACGAGAAGCCATATCGAATTTAACGAATATCAGCTTAAAGCATTTGGACAAATTAAAGCCGCTTTTGAAGAAAAAACAGTATGCTTATTACACGGGGTGACCTCTAGTGGGAAAACTGAAATTTATCTAAAACTTATTGAAGAAGTTTTAAATGAAGGTAAGCAGGCGCTTTATTTATTACCTGAGATTGCTTTGACAACACAATTGATCAATCGGCTTCAGGCGTATTTTGGCGATAAAGTTTTAGTGTTTCATAGTAAGTACTCTATGAACGAAAGGGTAGAAGTTTATCAAAATGTACTTAAGGCCGGGGAGGGACCAAAAGTAGTCATTGGCGCAAGATCAGCTATTTTCTTACCCTTTCAACAACTGGGCTTGGTCATCATAGACGAAGAGCACGAATCTTCTTTTAAACAATATGATCCGGCGCCCAGATATCACGCACGTGATGCTGCGGTAGTTTTGGCTAATCTTTTTAAAGCAAAAACTTTAATGGGATCTGCCACACCATCTTTAGAATCTTATTATAATGCAGTACATGATAAATATGGTTTTGCAGAATTATCAAGACGTTTTGGAAATGTAATGATGCCGGAAATTGAAATTGTGGATATCAAAGAAAAGCATCGAAAAAAAAGAATGACTGGTCACTTTTCAGATCGCTTGTTAAAAGAAATCGAGGAATCTCTGGCTGAAGGTGAGCAGATTATTTTATTTCAAAATAGAAGAGGATTTTCGCCAATTTTAGAATGTAATACCTGTGGGCACTCGCCACAATGTCCTAATTGTGATGTTAGTTTAACCTATCACAGCCATAGCAACCAGCTACGCTGTCATTATTGTGGGTATCATATCGCTATGCAAAAGCGTTGTATGGCTTGTCATAGTGATGATATTTCAACCAAAGGCTTTGGTACAGAACAAATTGAAACCGAATTAAAAGCATTATATCCTGATCATAAAATTGGAAGGATGGATCAGGATACCACCAGAGGAAAACACGGTTACGAAAAAATTATTACCGCCTTCGAAGATTTGGAGATCGATATTTTGGTGGGAACTCAAATGCTTACCAAGGGATTGGATTTTAGAAATGTTAACCTGGTAGGGGTAATGAATGCTGATAATCTTTTAAATTTCCCAGATTTTAGGGCGCATGAGCGAAGTTTCCAGTTAATGCTACAGGTGGCAGGAAGAGCGGGGAGAACGAAAAAGAGAGGGAAAGTATTGATTCAGAGTTATAATCCTCATCATCAAATTATTCAGCAGGTTTCTACAAATGATTATGCGGGAATGTATAAGGAACAACTGCAGGAACGCTATAATTATAAATATCCTCCATATTTTAGATTGGTGCGTTTAAGCCTAAAATCTCGGGATTTTAGTAAAACGAATGAAGCAGCCGATTGGATCGCTAAGGCGATGCAAAATGTTTTTAAGCAAAATGTGTTGGGGCCGGAATTTCCCCCGGTAGCCAGGATACGCAACGAATACTATAAGAATATTATGCTTAAAATTCCACAAAATCAGTCTTTAGGAAAAACTAAAGCTGTGCTTTATAAAATTTTGATAAGTTTTAATGCAATTTCAGCTTATCGCAGCGTTAGGGTTATTGTAAATGTAGACCCTATGTAG
- a CDS encoding LytR/AlgR family response regulator transcription factor: MDDSSLQRLSIVKMIKDHPNLTLVAEYNNAIETKNGLLDNEIDLIFLDIEMPILSGFELLDDLPNQPQIVFVTGKTKYAYKAFDYSATDYLQKPVSKERFNNATLKAINMYKLKNQAVLPEDEDFIFVKSNLKNRKVFLNRLKYIQALGDYVKFVTEEDNFVVLATMKSFEKELPSDKFMRTHKSYIVNLDKVERYNSKTIEIAKEKLPLSRHKKNNLIEALSSNA, from the coding sequence GTGGACGATTCAAGTCTTCAAAGACTATCCATTGTTAAGATGATTAAAGATCATCCTAATCTCACTTTGGTGGCTGAATACAACAATGCTATTGAAACCAAAAACGGATTACTAGACAATGAGATCGATCTTATCTTTTTGGATATAGAAATGCCTATACTATCTGGTTTTGAACTTTTAGATGATCTTCCTAACCAGCCACAAATCGTGTTCGTTACTGGTAAGACCAAATATGCTTATAAAGCTTTTGATTATAGTGCTACCGACTATCTACAGAAGCCCGTGAGCAAAGAGCGTTTCAACAACGCTACGCTCAAAGCCATAAATATGTATAAGCTGAAAAATCAGGCAGTACTTCCTGAAGATGAGGATTTTATTTTTGTAAAAAGTAACCTTAAAAATCGCAAAGTTTTTTTAAATCGTCTAAAATATATTCAGGCTCTTGGCGATTATGTAAAGTTTGTCACGGAAGAAGACAATTTCGTGGTATTGGCTACAATGAAGTCTTTTGAAAAAGAATTACCTTCAGACAAATTTATGAGAACACACAAATCTTATATTGTAAATCTGGATAAAGTAGAAAGATATAATAGTAAGACCATAGAAATCGCAAAAGAAAAACTTCCGCTAAGCAGGCATAAGAAAAATAATCTTATTGAAGCTTTAAGCAGTAACGCTTAA
- the rpsF gene encoding 30S ribosomal protein S6, protein MNHYETVFILNPVLSDEQIKETVKKYEEFLVSKGAEMVSKENWGLKKLAYPIQHKKSGFYHLFEFKAPGEAIEPLELAFRRDERMMRYLTVKLDKHAAAWAEKRRKRIQEKA, encoded by the coding sequence ATGAATCATTATGAAACTGTTTTCATCTTGAATCCCGTTTTATCTGATGAGCAGATAAAGGAAACAGTTAAGAAATACGAAGAATTTCTTGTTTCTAAAGGAGCTGAGATGGTATCAAAGGAGAATTGGGGGCTTAAAAAATTAGCATATCCAATTCAGCACAAAAAAAGTGGTTTTTATCACTTATTTGAATTTAAAGCACCAGGAGAGGCTATCGAGCCTTTAGAACTTGCTTTTAGAAGAGATGAGCGTATGATGCGTTATTTAACTGTGAAGTTAGATAAGCACGCTGCAGCCTGGGCTGAGAAAAGAAGAAAAAGAATCCAAGAAAAAGCGTAA
- the rpsR gene encoding 30S ribosomal protein S18 — protein MATSIEQQAKGKKDGEIRYLTPLNIETSKTKKYCRFKRSGIKYIDYKDPDFLMSFVNEQGKLLPRRLTGTSLKYQRKVAVAVKRARHLALMPYVGDLLK, from the coding sequence ATGGCTACATCTATTGAACAACAAGCAAAAGGTAAAAAAGACGGAGAGATTAGATATCTTACTCCACTTAACATAGAAACATCAAAAACTAAAAAGTACTGTAGATTCAAAAGATCGGGTATTAAATATATCGATTATAAAGATCCAGACTTTTTAATGAGTTTTGTAAACGAGCAGGGGAAATTACTTCCTCGTCGTTTAACAGGGACTTCTTTAAAATACCAAAGAAAAGTGGCTGTAGCTGTTAAGCGTGCTCGTCATTTAGCATTAATGCCATACGTTGGTGATTTATTAAAATAA
- the rplI gene encoding 50S ribosomal protein L9 — protein MELILKKDVDNLGFKDDVVSVKNGYGRNFLIPQGFAALATPSAKKVLAETLKQRAYKEQKHIDEAKKQAEKLNGLDIKITAKAGAGDKLFGSITNADLADVLAKEGVEIDKKYISIAGGNIKRLGQYEATLRFHREVISTLSFDVVGEA, from the coding sequence ATGGAATTGATACTTAAAAAAGACGTAGATAATTTAGGGTTTAAAGACGATGTGGTATCTGTAAAAAATGGTTACGGTCGTAACTTTTTAATCCCGCAAGGCTTCGCAGCATTAGCAACTCCATCAGCTAAGAAAGTTTTAGCTGAAACTCTTAAACAAAGAGCTTACAAAGAGCAAAAGCATATCGACGAGGCTAAAAAACAAGCTGAAAAACTTAACGGTTTAGATATTAAAATTACAGCTAAAGCTGGTGCAGGAGACAAATTATTTGGATCTATCACCAATGCAGATTTAGCTGATGTTTTAGCTAAAGAAGGTGTAGAAATCGACAAGAAATATATTAGTATTGCCGGTGGAAATATCAAAAGATTAGGACAATACGAAGCTACTTTACGTTTTCATCGTGAGGTGATATCTACATTATCATTTGATGTTGTAGGAGAAGCTTAA
- a CDS encoding DUF6495 family protein has translation MKYARLTREQLEEMQQEFINFLATQSITAEEWKDIKTNQPDVAEKEIDVFSDLIWEGVLNKVEYLEHFSKQQIFLFQITTATINLIAVKVENEAIDITTHEGYNWLRTNLMDDAVNIYTSTKAISEDRNKDIFALIKQGANITKGDLYKYFAEIVKG, from the coding sequence ATGAAATACGCCAGACTAACACGAGAACAACTCGAGGAAATGCAACAGGAGTTTATTAATTTTTTAGCCACTCAATCAATTACCGCGGAGGAGTGGAAGGATATAAAAACCAATCAACCTGATGTAGCCGAAAAAGAGATCGATGTTTTTAGTGATCTTATTTGGGAAGGTGTTTTAAATAAGGTGGAATATTTAGAGCATTTCTCTAAGCAACAAATCTTTCTATTTCAAATTACTACTGCAACGATTAATCTTATCGCTGTGAAGGTAGAAAATGAAGCTATCGATATCACTACGCATGAAGGTTATAACTGGTTGCGGACTAATCTAATGGATGATGCTGTAAATATTTACACATCGACCAAAGCGATAAGCGAAGATCGGAATAAAGATATTTTCGCACTAATTAAGCAAGGAGCCAATATCACAAAAGGCGACCTTTATAAGTATTTTGCAGAAATTGTTAAAGGCTAA
- a CDS encoding ABC transporter permease translates to MFALLRENISIAFDSIKGQLLRTILTVLIIAIGITALVGILSAVGALENTISGNFASMGANTFNIQRYNYTSQRGSEINKVNPVITYREVKTFQDKYHFPLTTTAISFTGTSSAEIKWENEKTDPEINVLGINENYLTNSGLNIESGRDFNYFDIQNNNNVAIVGADFGKNNSLFKGANPIDKIISIRGAKFKIIGVLESKGSTFGNNEDLRVLIPLQHARSIFSNPGINYNLSVRVESKEALDAAQDDAILTFRSIRQLNPIERDNFGIERSDSLLNEIAQMSGYLNMAAWIISLVTIFGSSIALMNIMLVSVTERTREIGVRKALGAKKNTIAVQFFMETLIIGQFGGVLGIILGILIGMAVSAGVGFDFTTPWLAMFWAIVVTLITALVSGLYPAIKASKQDPIESLRYE, encoded by the coding sequence ATGTTTGCACTCTTACGCGAGAATATTAGTATAGCTTTCGATTCGATTAAAGGGCAGCTTTTAAGAACTATTCTAACCGTACTTATTATTGCCATTGGAATTACAGCACTGGTGGGAATTCTTAGCGCTGTGGGCGCTTTAGAAAATACCATTAGCGGCAATTTTGCTTCTATGGGCGCCAATACATTTAATATTCAGCGTTATAATTATACTTCACAAAGGGGTAGTGAAATTAATAAGGTAAACCCTGTGATTACGTACCGTGAGGTAAAAACCTTTCAGGATAAATATCATTTTCCATTAACCACTACAGCAATTAGCTTTACAGGAACCTCTTCTGCAGAAATAAAATGGGAAAATGAAAAAACCGATCCGGAAATAAATGTGCTAGGAATTAACGAAAATTACCTTACCAACTCTGGATTAAATATAGAAAGTGGTCGTGATTTCAATTATTTTGATATTCAAAATAATAATAATGTAGCGATTGTTGGAGCAGATTTTGGCAAAAATAATAGCTTATTTAAAGGTGCTAATCCTATCGATAAAATTATAAGTATTCGTGGTGCAAAATTTAAAATTATTGGTGTTTTAGAATCTAAAGGATCAACTTTTGGTAATAATGAAGACTTACGGGTTTTAATTCCGCTTCAGCATGCCCGCTCCATTTTCAGCAACCCTGGAATAAACTATAACCTTAGTGTACGGGTTGAAAGTAAAGAAGCTTTAGATGCGGCGCAAGATGACGCCATCCTCACTTTTAGAAGTATACGACAATTAAACCCTATAGAAAGGGATAATTTTGGCATTGAAAGAAGTGACAGCTTACTCAATGAAATTGCACAAATGTCTGGCTATTTAAATATGGCGGCCTGGATTATAAGTTTAGTAACGATATTTGGATCTTCTATCGCTCTTATGAATATTATGCTGGTAAGTGTTACGGAAAGAACACGTGAAATTGGTGTACGCAAAGCACTGGGAGCGAAGAAAAACACCATTGCCGTTCAGTTTTTTATGGAAACCCTAATTATTGGGCAGTTTGGTGGAGTATTAGGTATCATCCTGGGAATTTTAATAGGCATGGCCGTTTCAGCCGGAGTAGGCTTCGATTTCACAACCCCATGGTTAGCCATGTTTTGGGCGATTGTGGTTACGCTAATTACCGCACTGGTTTCAGGTTTGTATCCTGCTATTAAAGCTTCCAAGCAAGACCCGATAGAGTCCCTTAGATACGAGTAA
- the hisS gene encoding histidine--tRNA ligase, translated as MAQKPSIPKGTRDFTPQEVAKRNYIFDSIKTEFKKFGFQAIETPSFENSDTLMGKYGEEGDRLIFKILNSGDFLKKADEKAYADKDSLKLTPSISEKALRYDLTVPFARYVVQHQNEIDFPFKRYQIQPVWRADRPQKGRFREFYQCDADVVGSDSLWQEVEFVQLYDSVFSALNLNGVTIKINNRKILSGFAEVIGEQDKLIDFTVALDKLDKIGEDGVVKEMLSKGISEEAIAKIKPIFDLKGDFAEKIEALKAILSTSEVGLKGIEELEFIQNAILEMPLKTANLDLDVTLARGLNYYTGAIFEVAAPDEVKMGSIGGGGRYDDLTGIFGLKNMSGVGISFGLDRIYLVLEELNLFPEAVADDVKVLFVNFGEKEALYAFKGVNAIRAEGVNAEVFPDAAKMKKQMNYANKRNIPFVILAGDEEMKAGEYTLKNMKTGEQDRLTLKELVAKIA; from the coding sequence ATGGCACAAAAACCTTCAATACCAAAAGGAACCAGAGATTTTACTCCGCAGGAAGTTGCAAAACGTAATTATATTTTTGACTCGATAAAAACTGAATTTAAAAAATTTGGTTTTCAGGCGATCGAGACACCTAGTTTCGAAAATTCTGATACACTGATGGGAAAATATGGGGAAGAAGGTGACCGACTTATTTTTAAAATCCTAAATTCTGGTGATTTCTTAAAAAAAGCTGATGAAAAAGCCTATGCCGATAAAGACAGTTTGAAGCTTACTCCTTCAATTTCAGAAAAGGCACTTCGTTATGATCTCACTGTTCCATTTGCGCGATACGTGGTACAACACCAAAATGAAATTGATTTTCCTTTTAAACGTTATCAAATTCAGCCGGTATGGCGTGCAGATCGTCCTCAAAAAGGAAGATTCAGAGAGTTTTATCAATGTGATGCCGATGTAGTTGGTAGCGACAGCTTGTGGCAGGAAGTGGAGTTTGTTCAGTTGTACGATTCGGTTTTTTCAGCATTAAATTTAAATGGAGTAACTATAAAGATTAATAATCGTAAAATTTTATCTGGTTTTGCAGAAGTTATTGGAGAGCAGGATAAATTAATTGATTTTACGGTTGCCCTGGATAAATTGGATAAGATAGGAGAAGATGGTGTAGTAAAAGAAATGCTTTCTAAAGGAATTTCTGAAGAAGCGATAGCGAAAATTAAACCTATTTTTGATTTGAAAGGTGATTTTGCTGAAAAAATTGAGGCTTTAAAAGCTATATTATCAACATCTGAAGTTGGGTTAAAAGGAATTGAAGAATTAGAATTTATCCAAAATGCTATTTTAGAAATGCCTTTAAAAACTGCAAATCTCGATCTGGATGTGACGCTGGCCAGAGGCTTAAATTATTATACCGGGGCCATTTTTGAAGTTGCTGCTCCAGATGAAGTGAAGATGGGATCTATCGGGGGAGGTGGTCGTTATGATGATCTAACCGGAATCTTTGGTCTTAAAAATATGAGTGGCGTTGGAATTTCTTTTGGTTTAGACAGAATTTATCTTGTTTTGGAAGAATTAAATCTATTTCCGGAAGCAGTTGCTGATGATGTAAAAGTTTTATTCGTGAATTTTGGCGAAAAGGAAGCGCTTTATGCGTTTAAAGGAGTAAATGCAATTCGTGCTGAAGGAGTAAATGCTGAAGTATTTCCAGATGCGGCGAAGATGAAAAAGCAAATGAACTATGCAAATAAGCGTAATATTCCGTTTGTGATTCTTGCTGGTGATGAAGAAATGAAGGCAGGAGAATATACTCTGAAGAATATGAAAACAGGAGAGCAGGATCGATTAACTTTAAAAGAACTAGTTGCCAAGATTGCATAA
- a CDS encoding aldo/keto reductase: MDFKNLGNTDLQTPPIIFGGNVFGWTLDEKESFKILDELLEKGYTCIDTADVYSRWADGNEGGESEKIIGKWMKERQVRDKITLATKVGSDMGQGQKNISKNYILKAAQESLKRLQTDYIDLYYTHWDDDRTPVEETLSAYQELIKNGAIKYIGASNLSPARLRDSLNASNDKSLPKYQVFQQEYNLMNRDKVEGDILKLCQTNNVSITTYFSLASGFLTGKYRTKDDLEGQNRKDFVKDYLDDHGKNILKSLDEVAEEHGISNAGVALAWIINRPGITAAIASATKSSHLKAFDEATAVQLSKADMEKLNEASSKKKQQDN, from the coding sequence ATGGATTTCAAAAATTTAGGTAATACAGATTTACAAACACCTCCAATTATTTTTGGTGGTAATGTTTTCGGATGGACTTTAGATGAAAAAGAATCTTTTAAAATACTCGATGAACTACTGGAAAAAGGCTATACGTGTATCGATACTGCAGATGTATATTCCCGGTGGGCAGACGGTAATGAAGGAGGCGAATCTGAAAAAATTATCGGAAAATGGATGAAAGAGCGCCAAGTAAGGGATAAAATAACCCTTGCCACTAAGGTAGGTTCTGATATGGGGCAGGGACAAAAAAATATTTCTAAAAATTATATCCTGAAAGCAGCCCAGGAATCCTTAAAAAGATTACAGACCGATTATATTGATTTATATTACACCCATTGGGATGATGATCGTACTCCTGTAGAAGAAACATTAAGTGCTTATCAAGAATTGATTAAAAATGGGGCTATAAAATATATAGGAGCTTCCAATTTAAGTCCGGCACGACTAAGAGATTCTTTAAATGCATCGAATGATAAGAGTTTACCTAAATATCAGGTATTTCAGCAGGAATACAATTTAATGAACCGGGATAAAGTTGAAGGTGATATTTTAAAATTATGCCAGACAAACAATGTGAGTATTACAACTTATTTTTCTTTGGCAAGCGGGTTTTTAACTGGAAAATACCGGACTAAAGATGATCTGGAAGGTCAGAATAGAAAGGATTTTGTAAAAGACTATTTGGATGATCATGGAAAAAATATCCTTAAATCTCTAGATGAAGTTGCCGAAGAACATGGAATATCCAATGCCGGTGTGGCCCTGGCCTGGATTATAAATAGACCGGGAATTACAGCAGCCATTGCAAGCGCTACAAAATCTTCTCATTTAAAAGCTTTTGATGAAGCCACTGCTGTTCAGCTTTCTAAAGCAGATATGGAAAAATTAAATGAAGCGAGTAGCAAGAAAAAGCAGCAGGATAACTAA